The following coding sequences lie in one Miscanthus floridulus cultivar M001 chromosome 9, ASM1932011v1, whole genome shotgun sequence genomic window:
- the LOC136481981 gene encoding uncharacterized protein: MATASGSSASHGFPKRLRPGLPLIPCGKCRDEMKIVMEYRVKKEGPNKDRIFYKCPDRNWDGSGRCSGFYWEEEYVELVQKYLAQQADTAANEAVIQPKKPKDVAQSGDLSVLVEIGREILVLLKYEPSLDV; encoded by the exons atggcaactgcttccgggtcctcggcctctcatgggtttccaaagcgacttaggccgggccttcctctcattccatgcggcaagtgtcgtgatgagatgaagattgtgatggagtaccgagtgaagaaggagggtcccaacaaggatcgtatcttctacaagtgtccggatcgcaat tgggatggcagtggacgatgttcaggcttctactgggaggaagagtatgttgaactcgtgcaaaaatatcttgcacaacaggcagatacggcggctaatgaggcagtgatccagccgaagaagcccaaagatgttgcacaatcgggggatctgtctgttttagttgagattggtcgcgaaatccttgtgctcctgaaat atgagccgtcattggatgtataa
- the LOC136481982 gene encoding peroxidase 43-like isoform X1, with protein MATTRRCSSISSSSNLPPGLALPCLLLLLAGVSNGQLQVGFYSNSCPGAESTVASVVRQSGSADPTILPALIRLQFHDCFVRGCDASVLIKGGSNNAEVDNSKHQGLRGVEIIEGAKTQLEAQCPGVVSCADIVVLAARDAIAFTGGPSFDVPTGRLDGKVSNLRDADALPDVHDGIDALRSKFRANGLDEKDLVLLTGTHAACISLHFSCTHARWTRELKRTRAYACIYDDAAAHTVGTTACFFLQDRLYNFPLPGGGRGSDPTIPPGFLSELKSRCSPGDFNTRLALDRGSEGVFDTSILRNIRNGFAVIGSDAALYNDTATVDVVDSYSGLLSNFFGPYFRQDFADAMVRMGSIGVVTAGSKSKQGEVRKVCSKFN; from the exons ATGGCCACCACCCGAAGGTGTAgtagcatcagcagcagcagcaacttgCCACCAGGCTTGGCCCTGCcatgcttgctgctgctgctcgctggcGTCTCCAACGGCCAGCTTCAGGTGGGGTTCTACTCCAACTCCTGCCCCGGCGCCGAGTCCACCGTGGCGTCCGTCGTCCGGCAGTCCGGGTCTGCCGACCCCACCATCCTCCCGGCGCTCATCCGCCTCCAgttccacgactgcttcgtccGCGGCTGCGACGCGTCGGTGCTCATCAAGGGCGGTAGCAACAACGCCGAGGTCGACAACAGCAAGCACCAGGGCCTCCGCGGTGTGGAGATCATCGAGGGCGCCAAGACGCAGCTCGAGGCCCAGTGCCCCGGCGTCGTCTCCTGCGCCGACATCGTCGTCCTCGCCGCCCGAGACGCCATCGCCTTC ACCGGCGGGCCGTCGTTCGACGTGCCGACGGGGCGGCTCGACGGGAAGGTGTCCAACCTGCGGGACGCCGACGCGCTGCCGGACGTGCACGACGGCATCGACGCGCTCCGCTCCAAGTTCCGCGCCAACGGCCTCGACGAGAAGGACCTCGTCCTCCTCACCGGTACGCATGCCGCATGCATCTCGCTGCACTTTTCTTGCACGCATGCACGATGGACGCGCGAACTGAAAAGAAcacgtgcatatgcatgcatatatgatgacgCAGCTGCGCACACGGTGGGCACGACGGCGTGCTTCTTCCTCCAGGACCGGCTGTACAACTTCCCGCTGCCCGGCGGCGGCCGGGGCTCGGACCCAACCATCCCGCCGGGCTTCCTGTCGGAGCTCAAGTCCCGGTGCTCGCCGGGGGACTTCAACACGCGGCTGGCGCTGGACCGCGGCAGCGAGGGCGTGTTCGACACCTCCATCCTGCGCAACATCCGCAACGGGTTCGCCGTGATCGGCTCCGACGCGGCGCTCTACAACGACACGGCCACCGTCGACGTCGTCGACTCCTACTCCGGCCTGCTCAGCAACTTCTTCGGGCCCTACTTCCGGCAGGACTTCGCGGACGCCATGGTCCGCATGGGCAGCATCGGCGTGGTCACCGCCGGCAGCAAGAGCAAGCAGGGAGAGGTCAGGAAGGTCTGCTCCAAGTTCAACTGA
- the LOC136481982 gene encoding peroxidase 43-like isoform X2, producing MATTRRCSSISSSSNLPPGLALPCLLLLLAGVSNGQLQVGFYSNSCPGAESTVASVVRQSGSADPTILPALIRLQFHDCFVRGCDASVLIKGGSNNAEVDNSKHQGLRGVEIIEGAKTQLEAQCPGVVSCADIVVLAARDAIAFTGGPSFDVPTGRLDGKVSNLRDADALPDVHDGIDALRSKFRANGLDEKDLVLLTAAHTVGTTACFFLQDRLYNFPLPGGGRGSDPTIPPGFLSELKSRCSPGDFNTRLALDRGSEGVFDTSILRNIRNGFAVIGSDAALYNDTATVDVVDSYSGLLSNFFGPYFRQDFADAMVRMGSIGVVTAGSKSKQGEVRKVCSKFN from the exons ATGGCCACCACCCGAAGGTGTAgtagcatcagcagcagcagcaacttgCCACCAGGCTTGGCCCTGCcatgcttgctgctgctgctcgctggcGTCTCCAACGGCCAGCTTCAGGTGGGGTTCTACTCCAACTCCTGCCCCGGCGCCGAGTCCACCGTGGCGTCCGTCGTCCGGCAGTCCGGGTCTGCCGACCCCACCATCCTCCCGGCGCTCATCCGCCTCCAgttccacgactgcttcgtccGCGGCTGCGACGCGTCGGTGCTCATCAAGGGCGGTAGCAACAACGCCGAGGTCGACAACAGCAAGCACCAGGGCCTCCGCGGTGTGGAGATCATCGAGGGCGCCAAGACGCAGCTCGAGGCCCAGTGCCCCGGCGTCGTCTCCTGCGCCGACATCGTCGTCCTCGCCGCCCGAGACGCCATCGCCTTC ACCGGCGGGCCGTCGTTCGACGTGCCGACGGGGCGGCTCGACGGGAAGGTGTCCAACCTGCGGGACGCCGACGCGCTGCCGGACGTGCACGACGGCATCGACGCGCTCCGCTCCAAGTTCCGCGCCAACGGCCTCGACGAGAAGGACCTCGTCCTCCTCACCG CTGCGCACACGGTGGGCACGACGGCGTGCTTCTTCCTCCAGGACCGGCTGTACAACTTCCCGCTGCCCGGCGGCGGCCGGGGCTCGGACCCAACCATCCCGCCGGGCTTCCTGTCGGAGCTCAAGTCCCGGTGCTCGCCGGGGGACTTCAACACGCGGCTGGCGCTGGACCGCGGCAGCGAGGGCGTGTTCGACACCTCCATCCTGCGCAACATCCGCAACGGGTTCGCCGTGATCGGCTCCGACGCGGCGCTCTACAACGACACGGCCACCGTCGACGTCGTCGACTCCTACTCCGGCCTGCTCAGCAACTTCTTCGGGCCCTACTTCCGGCAGGACTTCGCGGACGCCATGGTCCGCATGGGCAGCATCGGCGTGGTCACCGCCGGCAGCAAGAGCAAGCAGGGAGAGGTCAGGAAGGTCTGCTCCAAGTTCAACTGA